Part of the Desulfolutivibrio sulfoxidireducens genome is shown below.
CCCCCCGGGGGTTTACGCCGGCGATCTGGATGCTATATTGGAGTGTGACCGCGCGACCCGGGAAACGGTCCGGGCGCGGGCGGCCGGTCTGTCCGGCCGGAAACGGGCCTCGTGTGGCGTTCCCGAAGCTCGGGTACGCGAATTTTGAAGATAATAATTTGAAATAATTATTTTTTTCTTCAAAAACACTGGCGTATTTTCAAGGGTCGCAACACGAGCCGGCCCGTCGCAACGCATAAACACAAGGAAGCGGATGGAAAGCGTTTTGTCCGTGGCCCTGGTGCTCGGGGGCCTGATTTTTTTTCACGAGCTCGGCCATTTCGCGGTGGCCCGTTTGTTCGGAATCGGCGTGGTGACCTTTTCCCTGGGCTTTGGACCCAAGCTTTTCGGGTTCACCCGGGGCGCCACCCGCTACGTCCTTTCGGCCATCCCCCTGGGCGGCTACGTGCAACTGGCGGCCCAGGACCCAAACGACGAGGCCCCCGAGGGCTTCGACCCCAAGACCTTCTTCCGTCTTCGCCCGGCCTGGCAGCGCATGCTGGTGGTGGCCGCCGGCCCGGGGTTCAACTTCATCCTGGCCTGGCTCATTTTCTGGGTTCTTTTTTTCGCCCATGGCCGTCTGGAGGTTTTGCCGGTCATCGGACAGGTGCAAACGGACAGCCCGGCCGAGGCCGCCGGGATCCTGCCCGAGGACCGGGTGCTGTCCATCGACGGCCTGGAGGTCCGGCGCTGGGACGACCTGGCCGGGACCGTGCGCCAAAGCGGCGAGAAGCCCGTCACCCTGGTGATTGAAAGGGCCGGCGGGCGCGTCTCGGTGACCCTCACCCCTCGGTTGCGGGTGACGAAGAACATCTTCGGCGAGGAGGAGCGCGTCCCCCTTCTGGGCATCGTCTCGGCCGGCAAGACCGTGTCCGTGCCCCTGACCGTGGATTCCTCGGCCAAGGAGGCCCTCACGCGCACCTGGGAAGTGGTGGTCATGACCCTTCAGGGCATGCTCAAGCTCGTGCAGCGGGCCGTGCCCCTGGACAACCTGGGCGGCCCGATCATGATCGCCCAGATGGTCAGCCAGCAGGCCGCCGAGGGCCTGGCCAACGTCCTGGCCCTGGCCGCGGTCATCAGCATCAACCTGGGCATCCTGAACCTGTTGCCCATCCCGGTCCTGGACGGCGGCCACATCCTGTTCTTCACCCTGGAGTCGGTCCTGCGCCGACCGGTGAGCCAGCGCTGGCAGCAGATCACCACCCGGGTGGGGCTGGCCTTTTTGATCGGGCTTATGGCCCTGGCCCTGTACAATGACCTGCAACGCATCTTCGTCTGATCACCCGGCCGCCGGCCCCGAGGCGGGCGCGGCCGTCACGCCGGATTCCGGTCCGGTCCTGGTCGTGTGCGCCGTGGAGGAGAGGCTGGCCGTTGTCCTGGCCTCGCAGGGCCAGGTCATGGCGGCCGAGGGGGATCAGGGCCAGGGGCTGGCCATGACCTTCCTGGCCCCGGCCGTGGCCCGGGTGCTTGGCCGGGCGGGCCTGTCGCCCCAGGATCTTTCGGGGGTGGCCTGCGTGCGCGGTCCGGGGAGCTTCACCGGCATCCGGGTGGGGCTGGCGCTGTGCCGGGGGCTGTGCCTGGGGGAGGGCCTGCCCATGTCCGGCCTGGACTATCTGCCCCTGGTGGCTCGCGGCGCGGCCCTGCACGATCCGGGGGCCGGACGGGTGGCCGTCGTCGTCCATGCCCGCAAGGGTCTGGTCTATTTTCAGACGTTTGAGGTGAAGGGCCGGGAGTTGCCTGTGGCCGTGGAGTCGCCCAGGGTCCTTGCGGCCCCGCGGGCCGCGAGCCTGGCCGCGACCCTGGCGGCGGACACGGGCGGGGGGCTTTTTCGCGTGGCCGGAAGCGGGCTTCGCAACAACCGCGAGGTCTTTGCCGCATCCCTGCCACTGGAAACTCTTTTGCCCGAGGCGGCGGCCTTTCCGGGTCCGTCGGCCCTGGCCCTGGCCGCCACGGGGCCATCCCGGGAGCGCCCGGTCCCGGCCGAGCCCCTGTACCTGCGGGGCAGCGACGCCGAAAAATACCTGCCGACCTTTGCCGGAGAGCGGGGTTTGACCCTGGAAGAGGCCCGGGCCGTGCTGGGCGCGGCCTGTTCGATCCCGCCGTCCTGATCCCCTCGGGCCATGTCCCCTTTTCGCCGCGCCGCGTGAGGGCGCGGTTTTTTTTTGTCCTTCGCTAAAGAACCCGCCTTGTTGGGTCGATAAGAATCGCAACAAAGGCGCAACTCCGCCTCGACGCCGGAAGGGTTCGGTCCCGGCGGAAATTCCCAAAACGGCAAGGAAGCCGAAACGTTCTTCACGGAGGAAAAAACCATGTCCCTGATCATCAACCACAACTTGATGGCCCAAAACGCCACCCGCAACCTGAACACCGCCTATTCCGCCCTGGCCACGTCCACCAGCCGTCTGTCCTCGGGGCTGCGGGTCACCACCGCGGCCGACGACGCCGCCGGCCTGGCCGTGCGCGAGCTGATGCGGGCCGACATCGCCTCCCTCAACCAGGGTGTGCGCAACGCCAACGACGCCATCTCGCTCATCCAGACCGCGGACGGGGCCCTCGGCGTCATCGACGAAAAGCTCATCCGCATGAAGGAGCTGGCCGAACAGGCGGCCACCGGCACCTACACCTCGGACCAGCGGCTGATCATCGATTCGGAGTACCAGGCCATGGCCTCGGAAATCACCCGAATCGCCAACGCCACGGACTTCAACGGCATCTATCTCTTAAACGGCAATCTCTCGAGCGCGACCCACGACGGAAGCGGGCTCACCTCCACCGGCAAGCTCAAGGTCCACTTCGGCCCGGCCAACGAAAGCGCCGAGGACTATTACTACATCCAGGTCGACAAGGCCACGGCCTCGGCCTTCGGCCTCGGCCTGGCCGCCGGAAACAGCATCTCCACCCAGGCCCTGGCCCAGGAGGCCCTGGACAAGATCAACGACGCCATCATCTCCAAGGACAAGATCCGGGCCAACCTGGGCGCCCTGCAAAACCGCCTGGAGAACACCATCTCCAACCTGGAGATCCAGGCCGAGAACCTGCAGGCCGCCGAATCCCAGATCTCGGACGTGGACGTGGCCACGGAGATGACCGAGTTCGTGCGCCAGCAGATCCTGACCCAGGCCGCCGTGGCCATGCTCTCCCAGGCCAACTCCCTGCCGCAGATGGCCTTGCAGCTCATGGGCTAACGCGCGCGGGCGGAGGCGATGTTTCCCCTAATGTTTTCGGGGAACGGGCCGATAAATAAAGAAAGACGTTCCGCACGGATTGAGCGGGACTCGACAAAGGGCCGGACCGCCTTGGCGGCCCGGCCCTTTGTCTCCGGACAAAAGCGGCATCATGCTTGCTTGGGAAGGGAAAAAACCAGTTCGCGGAAGATTTTTCCTGGAGCAGCGTATGGCAAGCAGCGTATCGACCTCGGGCGCGATCACCTTCACGGGCCTGGGCAGCGGCACCGACTTCGACTCCATCATCGAACAGTTGGTCGAGGTGGAGACGGCGACCCGCGTCACCCCTCTCGAGGAATGGAAGGCCACCTGGGAAGAGAAGATCACCGCCTTCCAGGAGCTCAACACCCAGATGTTGGCCCTTCAGACCGCTTTGGAGGCCATCGACACCAAGGGCGAGTTCCTGATCAAGACGGCCACCAGTTCCGACACCACCGTGCTTTCGGCCACGGCCGGGGCCGATGCCCAGGCGGACAGCCATACCGTCGAGGTGAAAAGGCTGGCACAGAACGCGATCATGGTCACCGACGACGGCTATTCCTCAGCCACGGAAACCATCAACACCTCTGGCGCGGCCCGCGTTTTCGCCTACACCTACGCGGGAGAGACCTATTCCGTGACCGTGCCCATCGGGGCCACCCTGACCGATCTTAAGAACATCATCAACACCGACGGCGACAATCCCGGGGTCAAGGCCACCCTGGTCAACGACGGCTCCTCGTATTACCTGCAGCTTCGCGGCATGGACACGGGGGACGACGCGACCCTGGCCATTTCCGCTTCAACCACCCTGGCGGGTTTCTCGAGCGCGGACTTCAGCACGACCCAGACGAACCAGGATGCCCTGCTCAAGGTCGACGGTTGGCCCACAGGGACAACCGTGCCCGACAACTACATCAGCCGGGACAGCAACAGCATCGACGATCTCATCGACGGGATAACCCTCAGCCTGCGCACCACGGGAACCGTCACCCTGTCCACGGAGGTGGACACCGACGCGGTCAAGGCCAACATCGAGACCTTCGTGGAACAGGTCAACCTGGTGCGGACCATGATCAAGGACATCACCGAGGTGGATACGAGCCTTGCCTCGTCGGTCTCGACCACCTCGGACAGCACGCAGACCACGGGCGGCTCCATTCTCACCGGCAACTACGGCATCCAGCTCATCAGCAGCCGTCTCAAGGACGTCACGGCCTCCATGGGCATCGGTTTCGATTGGGACATTGACACCTACACCTCCCTGTCCTCCATCGGCATCAGCACCGACGCCGATGAGGGCTCCGCAACCCTGGGCCTCCTGGTCATCGACGACGAGGCCCTGGACGCGGCCCTGGAAAACGACATCGACAGCGTGGCCACCCTGTTTTCGGCCGACTACGAGGGATCGACCAATTCTTCGGACTTCAGCTACCAGTCCCATATCGACGGCATCACCGAGGCCGGGACCTACGAGGTGTCCTACACCGTTTCCGGAGGGGCCATCACCGCGGCCACCATCGACGGACACCCGGTCACCATAAGCGGCAACACCATCATGGGAAATGCCGATTATCCAGAGTCCGGTCTGCTTCTGGAGATCAAAAACCTCACGAATGGGACCTACACCGGCAACGCCTACATGAAGCAGGGCAAGACAGGCGAGATTGTCGACGTCCTGGGGGACTTGACCAACTCCACCTCCGGTCCTCTGGCGATTCTCGAAGAGAACTACAACGAAATCATCGACATGATCGATGACAAGATCGCCTATCAGGAAGAGCGCATAACGCTCATGGAAAGCCGCCTGCGCGAAAAATACGCCAGGCTCGAGGCCCTGCTCGGCTACTATGAGGACTTAAGCACCTCCCTGGAAAGCCAGATCGATGAGCTCGGCGAATAATGGGAAAAAACGCCGTCCGGGAGAATGAACCGATGCAGACCGCGGCCAAGGCCTATCTGAAGACCCAGGTGAACACCACGTCCCAGGGCGAGATCCTGATCCTTTTGTACGAGGGTGCGCTGAAATATCTGGCCCAGGCCAGGGAAAAAATTGCCGCCCGGGACTATGCCGCCAAGGGCATCCTCATCTCCCGGGTCCTGGACATCCTCACCGAACTGCAATCGAGCCTGAACGCCCAAAAAGGCGGGGAACTCGCTGGCAACCTGCAAAAGCTCTATTTCTACTGCAGCACGCGCCTGCTCCAGGCCAACATGAAGATGGACACGGCCATCCTCGACGAGGTGGTCAGGATCCTGGCCGGACTGCGCGACGCGTTTCACGCGGCCAACGCCGAGGTGTCCGGCTCCTCGGCGGCCAACGCCGAGGGGACCGGCCATCCGTCCCGGGCGCGCGACGACATGGCCCAAACCGGCGGCCACAACGCGTCCTACGGAGTCCCGCCGCCCTTTATGACGCCTCGTCCCGCCTCGCCCGGCCAGCCGGGACCGGCCACCGCCTTCCCCGGATTCGCCAAGCGCCCCCGGCCGGCCATGCCCGCCGCCGTGTCCGCCATGCCCGCCACCGCGTCCACCATGCCCGACGCGCCCGATGGGCCGAATGCGCCGGCCGGAAAGGATGCCCCGGCCGGGACCGGGCCGCCCATCGGGAACGCCGCGCCGCGCCAGGCCCCACGGCCCGTCCCGGCCACAGCCCAAAATCCCGCGCCGGGGTCGCCTCCTCCCCCCCCGGCCGCGACCCCGGTCCAGGCCCAAAGCCCGATGCGCCGGGCCTTTGCCGCCTACGCCACGGCCAAGGACCAAAGCGCCGCGTCCTGACCGGGCCTTTCGAAAACGTCCGCGCCTTACGCCAGCCCCGGAAAAAGGTGTCGCCCGGCCGGGGTTGCGGGTAGGATGCCTCCCGGGAACAGGCGGATGAGGCGTTGCCGGGGACTGTCCCGACACGCCCTCCCCCCCGGCGAGGCCAGGCCCATGCCCCATCCCTTTTTCATCTACACCGAAACCGTGCGCGCCTTCGCCCTCGGTCCGAACAGTCGCGCCGGAGGTCCCGATGCGCCGCCCGTTTTCCCCGCGAGGAACGCGGAGCGGTTCCGCGACCGGGTCCTGCGCGCCCTGGCCTCGGGAGCGGCCCGGCACGTGGTCCTTTTCGGGCTGGGCTCGGGACGGGCGGCCTGGGAATTGTCCCGCGCCCTTCCTCCCGAGGCGTCCCTCACGGTCGTGTGCCTGGACCCGGCCCTGGCCCGGGGCGCGGCCCGGACCCGGGGTCTCTCCTGGATCGAACCGGACGGCCGGGCCCAACTTTTGTGCGACGCCTCGCCCTGGGCCGTCTGGCTCCTGGCCCGGCAGGCCGGGATCAAGCCTGGAAACTCCATGGCCGTTTTTTCGCCCGAGCCCCTCGATCCCCGGGAAAAGACCCGGCTTGTGGCTCTCAAACGGCTTTTTGCCGGGGCCACGGAGGTCCGCCTGCCACCGGCAGGCCCTGAATCCGGACCGGGCGGGCCAAGGATCTCCTTCGCCGCCGTGCTCTCGCCCGAGGAACCCGATCTCGAGGGGTTTTTCGCCGCCGTCCCCCCGGGCATGTCCGAGGCCGTGGCGGTCTGGGACGCGACCGATGTGCCCCACGCGGCCAGGGCCGGGGCCGCCTCGCCCGTGCCCGTGCGCCATCTGGCCAGGCCCCTGGGCCGGGATTTCGCGGCCCAGCGAAACGCCATGCTTGGGGCCTGCGGCGGCGACTGGGTGTTTTTCCTGGATGCCGACGAACGTCCGGAACCGGGCCTGACGGCCATGCTGTCGGGACTTGCGGCCATGCCCGGGATCGGGGCCTTCGCCTTCCCGCGCCTGACCCTGTACCCCGACGAGGGACACGCCAAGGTGGGCTACGGGCTGTGGCCCGATCTCCAGACCAGGCTTTTTCGCCGTCGCAATCCGGACGGGACCGGGCCTCGGTTCGAGCGGCCGGTGCACGAACGCCTGGCCGGCCTGGCCGGGAAGCTGGCCGTTGTCCCGAGCGCGCCCATCCTGCACGTAAGCCGCCTGCTCAAGGACCGGGAGACCCTGGCCGCCAAGCTTCGGGGATTCGACGCCGCCGCGGCGGGCGGGGTATCCCACCGGGTGAACCGGGAGTATCCGTTCCTGCCCCGGGCCTTTTTTTCCGGGCTTTCGGTCCGGGAGCCCTCCTCGGTGCTGGTTTTTCCCGGGGGCGGGGCGAACCCGGCGGCCCCAGTTGATTTGCGCGAGGGGACGGGCTAACATCACCTTCACGCGGCTGGTTCGGACGAAGGGGGTTCGCGGGTCGGCTCGCTTTTTTCCCAGGGAGAACAATGCGCATCATCTGCCCAGAATGCGGTTTCAGCCGGAACGTGCCCGACGACAAGGTTCCGGCGTCATCCGCCGTGGCCACCTGTCCCAAATGCAGGCATCGCTTCCGTTTCCGGGATCCCGCTGACGGGGGCGAGGGGGGAGGCTGGGACCGGGAACCGCCTGTCCCCGAACCCCGGCTGCCGGGAGAGGGGGAGGACGGATATCCCGCGCCTCCCGCGTTCGACGCTTCCGGGGGGACTCCCGGCCCGGCCCGGCGCGGCCGGATGGCCAGTCCCCAAGGCCATTGGCCCGAGCCGGACGCAGCCGCGTTTCGCCCTCCCGAGTCACGTCCCACAGCCGGGGCCGCGCGAGTCTTTCCGCCTCCCTCGGCCCACTGGGAGCCCGCTGAATCCGCCGAATCCGAGGACAGCCCTGGTCAGCCCCCTGCGGACGTCTCCGCCCCCGACGGCCCCCCCGAGGCAAAACACACACCGGACAGATTATCCGTGGACGTGCGGGACGCGGGATCCCCACGCCGCTCGACCCGGCCCGAGAAGGAGCCCGGCCGGGAACAAAACGGCGTGCGCGACATCTGGGCCAGGCTCCAGGCCATGGACGACGAGGACGAACCCCGGCCCGTCCCGCCACGGCCGGCCGCGCCCCGCCAGATCGTTTCCGACCGGGACGCCGCCGGAAGCGAGGCCCCCCGACCTCCACGCCAAACGGCCTCCCAAACGCCACCCGGAACACCCCGCGAAGCGGCCCGGGTCGCGGACGGCCCGCCGGTCGGGGAGCGATCCTCTCCCCCGACGCCGGGGAGCGTCGATGCCGATGGGCCGGATATCCCCCCCCGGGACGTCTCCGGCCGGGAGACGACGTCCGGGACCTCGGCCCGGGCGGTCCCCCCGGACGAGACGGCCGCCCCGGAGGAACCGGATGCGGGCCTGGCCCGCCCCGGCAGCCAGGGCGAAGTGCCCTGGGAGCGCCTGGACGTCTACGGCTTTTTCCCGGGCCTTCTGCTGACGCTCAAACGCATCCTGTTTCAGCCCGTGGAGTTTTTCGAGTCCATGCCCCCGGGCCGGGGCAAGGGCAAGGCCATGGTCTTCAACCTGGTTCTGAGCGAATTTTTGCTGGCGATCGATTTTTTCTGGGGGCTCCTCGGGGTCCGGGCCAAGATCGCGGACACGGGCCAGACCGACGCCCTGGCGGCCATGGCCGGTCTCCCGGGCATCGGGTTTCTGATCCTCTTGATCATGGTGCCGGTTTTCATGGTCGCCGGCATCTACCTGGATGCCGGGCTGACCCATCTTTTGCTCGTGCTGCTTCGCGGCAACGGCAAGGGGTTCGACGAGACCTTCCGGGCCATGTGCTACAGCGCCGCGCCCACCGTGCTCTCCGCCGTGCCCGTGGCCGGCCAGATTCTTTCCCCGGTGCTGCTCATCTGGTATATGACCCTGCAGGCCATCGGCCTCAAGAAGATCCACGGGGCGGCCTATTCCCAGGCCCTGGCCGTGGTGCTCATCAAGTGGTCCCTGTACCTGTTCCTTCTGCTCGGGGTCCTGAACCGCCTGTCAAGCGGCGTATGACGCCCAAGGGAGCGCGTCCATGATCGAATGGATCAAACGAACGCTTCGTGAACTGGCCGTCAAAAGGCGGATCGCCCGGGACATCCACCCGGACTCCTTCCGCGCCTTGGCTGGCGAGCTTGTGGAACTGGCCGACATCGCCGCCAGGATCCGCCCCGACGAGCACGCCTTTCAACTCCGGGTCAAGCGCATCAAACGGGAGATGGACGACCTGGCGCGCATGACCGGACGGCCCGAATTTCGCATGCTGCCGCGGAAAAAGCGCCTGGAACTGCGCGAAAGCCTGCTTTCGTCCAGGGACCAGTTGCTCAAAACGGTCTCCGACGCGCCCGTGCCGACCACACTCCGGCAGTAGGGCGGCCGGATCGGCCACAACGACCCGGGGGGTCCTTCATGTTCGCTTCTCCCCTGACCGCACCGGCAAAACCCGCCCTCCGGCTCCTGGCCCTGTGCCTGGTCGCCGCGCTTGCGGCCTGCTCCGTCGAGCCCCGCCTGACCAGCCTGTCCATCGTCAGCGTGGACACCTGGGTCAAGCGCAACAACCCCGATTTCTACATCGAGCCGCTTTCGTCCCCGGGTGCGCCCATGACCGCGCTGATCGTGCCCTTTCGGGTGAATCAGAACATCGACTACGCCCGAGGCCTGGGCGAACAGGTGACCAGATACGTCTGGCAGACCTGGACCCGCGACCGGGTGTTCCCCAAGTTTCTTTTCGAGCAGGGCGCCGGGCCCATGACCGGGCCCCAGGCCGTGGCCCTGGCCCGCAAACGCGGCGTGGACCTGGCCGTCACCGGGGCCGTCACCTACATCATCTCCGGCGGCACGCGCGGGGACTCGGCCGTGTCCATCTCCATGGAGGTCTTCGACGCCGCCTCGGGCGAACGGCTGTGGTCCATGGCCCACGGCGGCCGCATCGAGACCGGACAGACCCGGGACTACATCTTTTTCGCCAAGCAAAACCGCATGCCCGAAGACCCCGTCTACGCCGTGACCACAGTCCTGGCCGCGGACATGGGGGGCATGGTCGCCAACTGGAACTACGGTCACAAGCCCCCGCCCCCGGCCGCGCCCAATCCGACGCCTCCCCCCGCCCCGGGCCCGGGCGGGTCGTAATCCGGCCTTGGGGATTCGGCGGCCTGCTTTTTGGTCACAACTGTCCGCGACAGGGAACGTTGCGCGTCTGGTTTCGATGTCAAAGCGATACCCGGCCAACCGTCGCGAGGAGCCTCACGAGACCACGGCATGGAAGACGACACGCGAAGTCACGATTGCGAACTGCGGTTGACCGAAGACCAGTTCTCCGCGTTTCTGCGTTTTTCGGTCGATCGCGCGGCCGAGCCCGTGTACTGGATCGACCGGCGGGGCTGCCTCGTCTACGTCAACGAGAGCGCCGGTCGGATTTTGGGCTGGTCCCGCGAGGAGCTTTTGGGGATGACCGTGTTCCAGGTGGACCACACGATCTCCGAGGAGGCCTGGCCCGAACGTTGGAAGCATCTGCGCACGGTCGAAAACCACCGGTACGAATCCAGGCACGTCACCCGGGACGGGCGGTTTCTTCCGGTCGAGGTCTCGGCCAACTTCCTGAGCGTCGGCGGCGAGGAGTTCATCGTGGCCTTTGCCCGGGACGTGTCCGAGCGCAAACTGGCCGAACAGCGCCTCAAGCTCTTCGAGAAGGTCTTTGAAAACGCCCTGGAAGGCATCACCGTCACCGACAAACGCGGGGACATCGTCTCCGTCAACCCGGCGTTTTCCCTCATCACCGGCTACGAGGCCGCCGAGGCCCTGGGCAAGAATCCGCGCATCCTCAAGTCCGACCGCCATACCCCCGAGTTCTACAAGGCCATGTGGGCCGAGATCGTCAAAAACGGCCAATGGTCCGGGGAGATATGGAACCGCCGCAAAAGCGGCGAGGCCTACCCGGAATGGCTGTCCATCAGCGCCATCAAGGACGGCGGACGCATCACCCACTATGTGGCCGTGTTCCACGACATAAGCGAGATGAAGCGCAAGGAGGACAGAATCCTCCACCAGGCCTCCCACGACGCCCTGACCAATCTCCCCAACCGTCTCCTGCTCGCCGACCTCATGGAGAAGGCCATCTTCCACGCCAAGCGCTCCGGCCACAAACTGGGCGTCATCTGCCTCGACCTGGACAACTTCAAGAACATCAACGACTCCCTGGGGCACGCCGTCGGCGACGATCTGCTCAAGGCCGCCGCCGTGCGCATACGCGGCATCCTGCGGGCCGAGGACACCGTGGCCAGACCCGGCGGGGACGAGTTCATGGTTCTGCTTGGGGAAATCGTCCACGAACGCGACGCCGTGCACGTGGCCGAAAAGATCCTGGAGTGCTTCCGCCGCCCCTTTTCCGTGGGCGGCCGCGAACTGGTGCTCACCGCCAGCGTGGGCATAAGCGTGTTCCCCGACGACGGCGAGACC
Proteins encoded:
- the rseP gene encoding RIP metalloprotease RseP, translated to MESVLSVALVLGGLIFFHELGHFAVARLFGIGVVTFSLGFGPKLFGFTRGATRYVLSAIPLGGYVQLAAQDPNDEAPEGFDPKTFFRLRPAWQRMLVVAAGPGFNFILAWLIFWVLFFAHGRLEVLPVIGQVQTDSPAEAAGILPEDRVLSIDGLEVRRWDDLAGTVRQSGEKPVTLVIERAGGRVSVTLTPRLRVTKNIFGEEERVPLLGIVSAGKTVSVPLTVDSSAKEALTRTWEVVVMTLQGMLKLVQRAVPLDNLGGPIMIAQMVSQQAAEGLANVLALAAVISINLGILNLLPIPVLDGGHILFFTLESVLRRPVSQRWQQITTRVGLAFLIGLMALALYNDLQRIFV
- the tsaB gene encoding tRNA (adenosine(37)-N6)-threonylcarbamoyltransferase complex dimerization subunit type 1 TsaB, which gives rise to MTCNASSSDHPAAGPEAGAAVTPDSGPVLVVCAVEERLAVVLASQGQVMAAEGDQGQGLAMTFLAPAVARVLGRAGLSPQDLSGVACVRGPGSFTGIRVGLALCRGLCLGEGLPMSGLDYLPLVARGAALHDPGAGRVAVVVHARKGLVYFQTFEVKGRELPVAVESPRVLAAPRAASLAATLAADTGGGLFRVAGSGLRNNREVFAASLPLETLLPEAAAFPGPSALALAATGPSRERPVPAEPLYLRGSDAEKYLPTFAGERGLTLEEARAVLGAACSIPPS
- a CDS encoding flagellin is translated as MSLIINHNLMAQNATRNLNTAYSALATSTSRLSSGLRVTTAADDAAGLAVRELMRADIASLNQGVRNANDAISLIQTADGALGVIDEKLIRMKELAEQAATGTYTSDQRLIIDSEYQAMASEITRIANATDFNGIYLLNGNLSSATHDGSGLTSTGKLKVHFGPANESAEDYYYIQVDKATASAFGLGLAAGNSISTQALAQEALDKINDAIISKDKIRANLGALQNRLENTISNLEIQAENLQAAESQISDVDVATEMTEFVRQQILTQAAVAMLSQANSLPQMALQLMG
- the fliD gene encoding flagellar filament capping protein FliD, which produces MASSVSTSGAITFTGLGSGTDFDSIIEQLVEVETATRVTPLEEWKATWEEKITAFQELNTQMLALQTALEAIDTKGEFLIKTATSSDTTVLSATAGADAQADSHTVEVKRLAQNAIMVTDDGYSSATETINTSGAARVFAYTYAGETYSVTVPIGATLTDLKNIINTDGDNPGVKATLVNDGSSYYLQLRGMDTGDDATLAISASTTLAGFSSADFSTTQTNQDALLKVDGWPTGTTVPDNYISRDSNSIDDLIDGITLSLRTTGTVTLSTEVDTDAVKANIETFVEQVNLVRTMIKDITEVDTSLASSVSTTSDSTQTTGGSILTGNYGIQLISSRLKDVTASMGIGFDWDIDTYTSLSSIGISTDADEGSATLGLLVIDDEALDAALENDIDSVATLFSADYEGSTNSSDFSYQSHIDGITEAGTYEVSYTVSGGAITAATIDGHPVTISGNTIMGNADYPESGLLLEIKNLTNGTYTGNAYMKQGKTGEIVDVLGDLTNSTSGPLAILEENYNEIIDMIDDKIAYQEERITLMESRLREKYARLEALLGYYEDLSTSLESQIDELGE
- the fliS gene encoding flagellar export chaperone FliS, with the translated sequence MQTAAKAYLKTQVNTTSQGEILILLYEGALKYLAQAREKIAARDYAAKGILISRVLDILTELQSSLNAQKGGELAGNLQKLYFYCSTRLLQANMKMDTAILDEVVRILAGLRDAFHAANAEVSGSSAANAEGTGHPSRARDDMAQTGGHNASYGVPPPFMTPRPASPGQPGPATAFPGFAKRPRPAMPAAVSAMPATASTMPDAPDGPNAPAGKDAPAGTGPPIGNAAPRQAPRPVPATAQNPAPGSPPPPPAATPVQAQSPMRRAFAAYATAKDQSAAS
- a CDS encoding glycosyltransferase — encoded protein: MPHPFFIYTETVRAFALGPNSRAGGPDAPPVFPARNAERFRDRVLRALASGAARHVVLFGLGSGRAAWELSRALPPEASLTVVCLDPALARGAARTRGLSWIEPDGRAQLLCDASPWAVWLLARQAGIKPGNSMAVFSPEPLDPREKTRLVALKRLFAGATEVRLPPAGPESGPGGPRISFAAVLSPEEPDLEGFFAAVPPGMSEAVAVWDATDVPHAARAGAASPVPVRHLARPLGRDFAAQRNAMLGACGGDWVFFLDADERPEPGLTAMLSGLAAMPGIGAFAFPRLTLYPDEGHAKVGYGLWPDLQTRLFRRRNPDGTGPRFERPVHERLAGLAGKLAVVPSAPILHVSRLLKDRETLAAKLRGFDAAAAGGVSHRVNREYPFLPRAFFSGLSVREPSSVLVFPGGGANPAAPVDLREGTG
- a CDS encoding YIP1 family protein, with the protein product MDVRDAGSPRRSTRPEKEPGREQNGVRDIWARLQAMDDEDEPRPVPPRPAAPRQIVSDRDAAGSEAPRPPRQTASQTPPGTPREAARVADGPPVGERSSPPTPGSVDADGPDIPPRDVSGRETTSGTSARAVPPDETAAPEEPDAGLARPGSQGEVPWERLDVYGFFPGLLLTLKRILFQPVEFFESMPPGRGKGKAMVFNLVLSEFLLAIDFFWGLLGVRAKIADTGQTDALAAMAGLPGIGFLILLIMVPVFMVAGIYLDAGLTHLLLVLLRGNGKGFDETFRAMCYSAAPTVLSAVPVAGQILSPVLLIWYMTLQAIGLKKIHGAAYSQALAVVLIKWSLYLFLLLGVLNRLSSGV
- a CDS encoding putative bifunctional diguanylate cyclase/phosphodiesterase, whose protein sequence is MEDDTRSHDCELRLTEDQFSAFLRFSVDRAAEPVYWIDRRGCLVYVNESAGRILGWSREELLGMTVFQVDHTISEEAWPERWKHLRTVENHRYESRHVTRDGRFLPVEVSANFLSVGGEEFIVAFARDVSERKLAEQRLKLFEKVFENALEGITVTDKRGDIVSVNPAFSLITGYEAAEALGKNPRILKSDRHTPEFYKAMWAEIVKNGQWSGEIWNRRKSGEAYPEWLSISAIKDGGRITHYVAVFHDISEMKRKEDRILHQASHDALTNLPNRLLLADLMEKAIFHAKRSGHKLGVICLDLDNFKNINDSLGHAVGDDLLKAAAVRIRGILRAEDTVARPGGDEFMVLLGEIVHERDAVHVAEKILECFRRPFSVGGRELVLTASVGISVFPDDGETSDTLIKNADLAMYRAKAQGKNVYHLFTSQMNEAVTKRLNLEADLRRALDRGEFLVHYQPRLALLGARTVGMEALVRWRREPGLLVPPMEFIPVAEEIGLIVPLGRFVLETACARTAAINAGMGLSLKVSVNLSARQFAEKDLPETIAEILGRTGLAPACLEVEVTETVLMQNIVTAATMLGELAEMGVTASIDDFGTGYSSLYYLKKLPLAAIKIDRSFIRDIPRDPSDIAITTTIISMCQGLSLAVVAEGVETQEQFNFLLGLRCDECQGYLISRPLPATEFERFLRQSAGDAPA